In candidate division TA06 bacterium B3_TA06, the following are encoded in one genomic region:
- a CDS encoding endonuclease III, whose translation MRTEDLERVFRILRDETKRLNPPLAEKENRTSPFMVLVGVLLSSRTKDDTTGPAVDRLFEQASTPEKIASLPEKRIEELIFPVGFYHTKARHLKKTARMLVSEFNGDVPQTIQELLSLPGIGRKSANLILAVAFGIPAICVDTHVHRITNRLGYVKTKDPYQTETALREKLPKRYWIEINRLLVIYGQNVCTPLSPYCAKCKIETYCDKVGVTRIR comes from the coding sequence GTGAGAACAGAAGATCTGGAAAGGGTCTTCCGTATACTGAGAGACGAAACAAAGCGACTTAATCCACCTCTGGCGGAGAAGGAAAACCGCACAAGCCCGTTCATGGTTTTGGTTGGGGTGCTGCTTTCATCAAGGACGAAGGACGACACAACCGGCCCCGCGGTGGACAGGCTCTTTGAGCAGGCATCAACACCTGAGAAGATTGCATCACTTCCAGAAAAACGGATCGAGGAACTGATCTTCCCTGTGGGCTTCTATCACACAAAGGCCAGGCATCTGAAGAAGACGGCAAGGATGCTTGTTTCAGAGTTTAACGGGGATGTGCCACAAACGATACAGGAGCTGCTTTCGCTGCCAGGGATAGGTCGAAAGTCGGCCAACCTTATCCTCGCTGTGGCGTTCGGGATACCTGCGATCTGCGTGGACACCCACGTGCACCGGATAACAAATCGCTTGGGGTATGTAAAGACCAAGGACCCTTACCAGACAGAGACGGCCTTAAGGGAGAAGTTACCCAAGAGATATTGGATAGAAATAAATAGACTACTGGTAATTTATGGGCAGAATGTGTGTACCCCACTATCACCCTACTGTGCTAAATGCAAGATTGAGACGTATTGCGATAAGGTTGGGGTCACGAGAATAAGGTAG
- a CDS encoding RNA polymerase subunit sigma-70 — protein MVDMNTADAEAISLTIAGDKDAFAVIVARYTERAYRMALYVLGNEQDAMDVSQDAFIRAYRNLNRFDTNRPFFPWFATILRNLCYNFLRRRKRKQAYNIEDFQIAEPSSPSSGIAVETKIVLNRALAGLSPQDREIIGKFYFEDLSYKKIADELGVPIGTVMSRLYYARKHLKDRMLKGER, from the coding sequence ATGGTAGACATGAACACCGCCGATGCGGAGGCGATCTCCCTTACCATCGCCGGAGATAAAGATGCCTTTGCAGTAATCGTGGCAAGATACACGGAAAGGGCTTACCGAATGGCTTTATACGTTCTTGGGAACGAGCAGGACGCGATGGATGTATCTCAGGACGCGTTCATTCGCGCATATCGAAACCTGAACCGTTTCGACACCAACCGCCCATTCTTCCCGTGGTTTGCCACGATTCTCCGCAACCTGTGCTACAACTTCCTGCGGCGTCGTAAACGGAAACAGGCCTATAACATAGAAGACTTTCAAATCGCAGAGCCCTCCTCACCCTCCTCAGGGATCGCCGTCGAGACCAAGATCGTCCTCAATCGTGCGTTGGCAGGGCTTTCGCCGCAGGATAGAGAGATCATCGGAAAGTTCTACTTTGAAGACCTCTCCTACAAGAAGATTGCGGATGAGCTGGGTGTTCCGATCGGAACGGTTATGTCCAGGCTCTACTACGCCCGCAAGCATCTGAAGGATCGTATGTTAAAGGGGGAAAGATGA
- a CDS encoding 50S ribosomal protein L9 has product MEVILTEDIAKLGKRGEIIGVKDGYARNYLIPKKLALRATDANRSHFKEVMRQTRARIQKQRTSVEELRAKLDGEHVKFTLAFGETGKAYGSITAKQIAEGFREKGIYFDHHQVMLEYPLKEAGAHDVRIRLFEDVTATVKVWIVPEGESAQVEDISKPAKEG; this is encoded by the coding sequence ATGGAAGTGATTCTTACCGAAGACATAGCTAAACTTGGTAAGCGAGGAGAGATAATTGGGGTGAAAGACGGTTACGCTCGCAACTATCTGATTCCGAAGAAGCTTGCTCTTCGTGCAACCGACGCCAACAGGAGTCATTTTAAAGAGGTGATGCGCCAGACTCGCGCCAGGATACAAAAACAGCGTACCTCCGTGGAGGAGCTTCGCGCCAAACTCGATGGGGAGCATGTAAAGTTCACCCTTGCCTTTGGGGAAACAGGTAAGGCCTACGGTTCAATTACCGCAAAGCAAATCGCAGAAGGGTTCCGCGAGAAGGGGATTTACTTTGATCACCATCAGGTTATGCTCGAGTATCCCCTCAAGGAGGCCGGTGCTCACGACGTGCGGATTCGTCTCTTTGAGGATGTGACCGCCACCGTCAAGGTTTGGATTGTTCCAGAGGGAGAATCCGCTCAGGTAGAGGATATATCCAAGCCTGCCAAGGAGGGATAG
- a CDS encoding tyrosine--tRNA ligase has translation MAEELAKLMRGVQECVTEGELRAKLDAAQKDARPLRVKLGIDATGPEIHLGFAVPLRKLREFQDEGHTAVLIVGDFTAMIGDPSGQSKTRPQLTREEVEANVVRYEQQLYRILDPKRTEIRYNSEWSEALGTRGVLELLGKYTVSQILQREDFSKRLDAGDPVFLHELLYPIFQGYDSVAVEADVELGGYDQRLNLIVGRELQRSFDQPPQVIMMMPLLEGLSGTLKMSKSYNNYVGIEEPPSGMFGKLMSIPDRLIEQYFDLAACADEAKLEEVRKRLASGENPRDLKAEMARMVVVRYHSAQTAREAEQTFSRVFSEGGVPEEMPEIRVNPGSRLVDVIAANDLAPSKTQARRLIKQGAVSLDGEKVGDVNYALKLVGASVLKVGKLRFARLVPHK, from the coding sequence ATGGCTGAGGAGCTTGCAAAACTCATGAGAGGGGTGCAGGAGTGTGTGACCGAAGGGGAGCTTCGCGCGAAGCTCGATGCGGCCCAAAAAGATGCTCGTCCACTTCGCGTCAAACTGGGGATAGACGCAACCGGACCCGAGATACACCTTGGCTTTGCCGTTCCTCTGCGCAAGCTGCGCGAGTTCCAGGATGAAGGCCACACCGCGGTTCTCATAGTCGGAGACTTTACCGCGATGATCGGTGATCCCTCGGGCCAATCCAAGACACGTCCTCAGCTTACCCGCGAAGAGGTTGAGGCGAACGTGGTCCGCTACGAACAACAACTTTACCGAATACTCGATCCAAAGCGCACCGAGATTCGCTACAACTCGGAGTGGAGCGAGGCTCTGGGTACACGAGGGGTGCTTGAGCTGCTCGGCAAGTACACGGTTTCCCAGATCCTTCAACGCGAGGATTTTTCAAAGAGGCTTGATGCTGGCGATCCTGTATTCCTTCACGAGCTACTTTATCCCATCTTCCAGGGGTATGACTCGGTTGCGGTAGAGGCTGACGTGGAGCTGGGCGGATACGATCAGCGGCTCAACCTTATCGTGGGGCGCGAGCTTCAGCGCTCCTTCGACCAGCCCCCTCAGGTGATCATGATGATGCCGCTTCTTGAAGGCCTCTCCGGCACCCTCAAGATGTCAAAATCCTACAACAACTATGTTGGAATCGAGGAGCCCCCCTCCGGGATGTTCGGCAAGCTCATGTCCATCCCGGATCGTCTTATAGAGCAGTACTTCGACCTGGCCGCATGCGCGGATGAGGCTAAGCTTGAGGAGGTACGGAAAAGACTTGCCTCGGGCGAGAATCCACGCGATCTGAAGGCTGAGATGGCAAGGATGGTGGTTGTCCGCTATCACTCAGCGCAGACCGCGCGTGAGGCTGAACAGACCTTTAGTCGCGTCTTCTCCGAAGGTGGCGTGCCAGAGGAGATGCCTGAAATCAGGGTTAATCCGGGAAGTAGGTTGGTTGACGTGATCGCCGCAAATGACCTTGCTCCATCCAAAACCCAGGCGCGCAGGCTTATCAAGCAGGGGGCGGTAAGTCTGGATGGCGAGAAGGTTGGGGATGTGAATTACGCCCTCAAGCTTGTCGGTGCATCCGTACTCAAGGTCGGCAAGCTGCGTTTTGCACGGCTCGTACCACACAAATAA
- a CDS encoding ATPase, producing MSDSTDWTRRTPEETSKILETDLASGLTVKEAKKRLQEYGPNRWIEEKRPNPLAMFASQFVDPIVLILVAALVVSGFILGEWLDAAAIGVILILNAVLGFVQEYRADRTLAALKKLASPRCRVMREGKIAEIDTEELVPGDVVLLAAGDKVPADGRLIDAKHILVDEASLTGESVAVDKQTAPLEAQTRLLGEKRNMTFLGTSVVKGRGAFVVTATGRGTEMGKVASSLATKKEETPLQKDLRKLGTKILFIVLGTCAVVFLVELFKQSAESNWLTPLLVAISLAVAAIPEGLPAAVTISLALGVRRMAERRAIVRRLHAVETLGSTSFICTDKTGTITENRMRVEKILTLDPNSERTLLQAMLLCNDTHHSGEGELVGDPTETALVRFAEERGFVLEQMRQSCARVDELAFDSERKMMTTLHRTDSGFVSMTKGAPEMVLERCANLDDRQRKEWYRRCERLSRQGFRLLGFAKKDVSQMSADSSLEEDMEFLGLAAESDPPRVEVPGALKECTSAGIRVAMITGDHMATAQAVAERVGLKGEALSGEELARMSDEELYDRVQNIGVYARISPLQKVKILEALKYRDQVVAMTGDGVNDAPALKCADIGVAMGITGTDVAVEASEMVLTDDNFATIVSAVREGRLIFSNIKKFVHFLLSCNVSEVLTVLLASLLGMPFPLLPIQILWVNLVTDGLPALALGSDKPNRDLMSSPPRKLGEGIITQMGLLGIILQGLILTVGVLGAYTASLYLLPNWFAGWLPRLGEGQAQAYTVNLARTIAFSTLVFSQLLHAFNFRVGRSFLFSKQTLRNLFLNGAFGLSLALQAAVIYFGPVATIFKTVPLSWIHLVVIAVASLIPVICINLLRRATKIQ from the coding sequence GTGTCTGACTCGACAGACTGGACCCGCCGCACACCAGAAGAAACGAGCAAGATACTCGAAACCGATCTTGCCTCAGGTCTTACGGTAAAAGAAGCAAAAAAGCGACTTCAGGAGTACGGACCGAATCGCTGGATTGAAGAGAAGAGACCGAATCCACTTGCGATGTTCGCCTCCCAGTTCGTTGACCCTATCGTTCTTATTCTGGTGGCGGCACTGGTGGTATCGGGCTTTATCCTGGGTGAGTGGCTCGATGCCGCGGCCATCGGCGTAATCCTGATCCTGAACGCTGTCTTAGGTTTCGTCCAGGAGTACCGCGCGGACAGGACCCTGGCGGCCTTAAAGAAACTGGCAAGCCCGCGCTGCCGGGTGATGCGGGAAGGAAAGATAGCAGAAATTGACACAGAGGAGTTAGTTCCAGGCGACGTGGTTCTGCTTGCGGCAGGTGATAAGGTACCGGCTGATGGTCGTCTTATAGACGCCAAGCACATCCTTGTGGATGAGGCCAGCCTCACCGGGGAATCGGTTGCGGTGGATAAGCAAACCGCCCCGCTTGAGGCCCAAACGCGTCTTCTGGGCGAGAAGCGCAACATGACCTTTTTGGGAACCAGCGTGGTCAAGGGACGTGGGGCGTTTGTGGTAACGGCGACCGGCCGTGGAACCGAGATGGGAAAGGTGGCCTCCTCCCTTGCAACCAAGAAGGAAGAAACCCCGCTTCAGAAAGACCTGCGCAAGCTAGGCACCAAGATACTGTTTATAGTTCTGGGCACCTGTGCAGTGGTGTTCCTGGTCGAGCTCTTCAAGCAAAGTGCGGAAAGCAACTGGCTCACCCCTCTGCTTGTGGCTATCAGCCTAGCCGTGGCAGCGATCCCTGAAGGGCTGCCTGCTGCGGTTACCATCTCGCTTGCCTTGGGGGTAAGACGCATGGCCGAACGCCGCGCCATCGTGCGCCGCCTGCATGCGGTAGAAACCCTTGGATCAACAAGCTTTATCTGCACAGACAAAACCGGTACCATCACCGAAAACCGCATGAGGGTGGAGAAGATCCTTACCCTTGATCCGAACTCCGAAAGGACGCTTCTTCAGGCAATGCTTTTATGCAACGACACCCATCACTCGGGCGAGGGGGAGCTGGTGGGTGATCCAACCGAGACCGCCCTGGTGCGTTTTGCTGAAGAGAGGGGGTTTGTTTTAGAACAGATGCGTCAATCCTGTGCCAGGGTAGATGAGCTTGCATTCGACTCGGAGCGCAAGATGATGACCACCCTGCACCGCACCGACAGTGGTTTCGTATCCATGACCAAGGGTGCTCCTGAGATGGTTCTGGAACGCTGTGCCAATCTCGACGACAGGCAACGTAAAGAATGGTACAGACGCTGCGAGAGGCTTTCTCGTCAGGGGTTCCGACTGCTCGGCTTTGCCAAAAAAGACGTCTCACAGATGAGCGCCGATTCATCCCTGGAGGAGGATATGGAGTTTTTGGGGTTGGCAGCAGAAAGCGACCCGCCCCGCGTCGAGGTGCCTGGTGCACTCAAGGAGTGCACCAGTGCAGGCATTCGCGTAGCAATGATCACGGGCGATCACATGGCCACCGCCCAGGCTGTAGCCGAGCGTGTGGGTCTTAAAGGAGAGGCACTCTCAGGCGAGGAACTTGCCCGGATGAGCGATGAGGAACTCTATGATCGGGTACAGAATATAGGAGTATATGCACGCATCTCCCCTCTTCAGAAGGTAAAGATACTTGAGGCACTCAAGTACCGCGACCAGGTAGTGGCCATGACCGGGGACGGGGTAAACGACGCACCGGCGCTGAAGTGTGCTGACATCGGGGTGGCGATGGGTATTACTGGGACCGACGTGGCGGTGGAGGCGTCTGAGATGGTCCTCACCGACGACAACTTCGCCACCATCGTTTCCGCGGTAAGGGAAGGAAGGTTGATCTTTTCAAATATAAAGAAGTTCGTCCACTTCCTTCTGTCGTGCAACGTGAGTGAGGTGCTCACCGTGCTTTTAGCCTCGCTTCTGGGGATGCCCTTCCCTCTCTTACCTATACAGATCCTGTGGGTGAATCTGGTAACCGACGGCTTGCCTGCTTTAGCCCTTGGGTCTGACAAACCCAACCGAGATTTAATGAGCTCCCCTCCGCGCAAATTGGGTGAAGGCATCATTACCCAGATGGGGCTTCTGGGCATAATCCTTCAGGGGCTGATATTGACCGTGGGGGTACTCGGCGCCTACACCGCCTCGCTTTATCTTCTGCCAAACTGGTTCGCGGGCTGGCTGCCCCGGTTGGGTGAGGGACAGGCCCAAGCCTACACCGTCAATCTCGCCCGCACCATAGCCTTCTCAACCCTGGTTTTCAGTCAGTTGCTGCACGCATTCAACTTCCGCGTGGGGCGCAGTTTCCTTTTCTCAAAACAAACCCTGCGTAACCTGTTCCTTAACGGCGCGTTCGGGCTCTCGCTTGCACTTCAGGCTGCGGTGATCTACTTCGGCCCGGTCGCCACCATCTTCAAAACCGTTCCTCTGAGTTGGATTCACCTGGTTGTTATAGCCGTCGCTTCGTTGATTCCGGTAATCTGCATCAATCTCCTGCGCCGAGCCACGAAGATCCAGTGA
- a CDS encoding RNA polymerase sigma factor RpoE (Member of the extracytoplasmic function sigma factors which are active under specific conditions; binds with the catalytic core of RNA polymerase to produce the holoenzyme and directs bacterial core RNA polymerase to specific promoter elements to initiate transcription; this sigma factor is involved in heat shock and oxidative stress response), whose product MPIPVLRDEEAKPQAEPTQPPEDEKKLLAEAKNGNTDAFGKLVQRYQRRVYTVIYRFVRNHTEADDLAQEAFIRAFKAIGRFDLRYPFSPWIYRIAINLTLNHLKKRRLPMVDADLERKPSADNPVSVLEQVETRRKVHAAIARLPLKLRQVLVLRVYEDWPYSQIAQVLDIPIGTVMSRLARARQAVKEELKELL is encoded by the coding sequence ATGCCTATTCCTGTATTACGAGATGAAGAGGCAAAGCCACAGGCAGAACCAACACAACCGCCTGAGGATGAAAAGAAACTCTTAGCCGAAGCAAAGAACGGGAACACCGATGCATTCGGCAAACTGGTCCAGCGTTATCAAAGAAGGGTGTATACAGTGATCTACAGATTCGTAAGAAACCATACCGAGGCCGACGATCTGGCCCAGGAGGCGTTTATCAGGGCCTTCAAGGCCATAGGCCGCTTCGATCTGCGCTACCCATTCAGCCCGTGGATATACCGTATCGCGATCAATCTCACGCTCAACCATCTCAAGAAGCGCCGCTTGCCGATGGTGGACGCCGATCTTGAGCGCAAACCCTCTGCTGATAACCCGGTGAGTGTCTTGGAACAGGTCGAGACCCGGCGCAAGGTCCATGCCGCCATTGCAAGATTGCCCCTTAAGTTACGACAAGTACTTGTGTTACGGGTTTATGAAGACTGGCCTTACTCCCAGATCGCTCAGGTGCTTGATATACCAATCGGTACCGTGATGTCGCGCCTTGCTCGTGCCCGCCAGGCGGTGAAAGAGGAACTCAAGGAATTGCTATGA